Part of the Leifsonia soli genome is shown below.
GCGCGCGAGCGCGCCGAGGGTGAACGCGAGCGCCCCGCCCACCACGAAGAAGTGGAGGCCGTTGATGGCCTTGCCGACGGCGGCGATCAGGGAGAAGGCCGGCTGCTTCTTCGGGCCGTGGCCCGGTTCGTTCGCACCCATGTAGGTCGGCTGGGCGACGAAGAAGTCGTACGCGCCCGTGTTGAACAGCGGCCAGACGCGGTCCGGGTGGGCGAGCAGGAACCGGGCGACGGTCCCGTAGTTCATCCGGTCGCCGTACTCCCGCCACTCCGGAGTGTGCATCACGGACCCCTCGTCGCCTGCCGTCTTCCCGGCATACTTCGCCATCTCGGCAGGGAACCCCATCTCCTCGAGATCCTGCGCCGGGGTGTGACTCGGCCCGAGGATGCCGACGGAGATGAGTTCCCAGGGATTGATCTGCTGGAACTCCTTCGGGTTGTTGGACAGCATCCACCCGGCAGACGCGACGAAGACGACGACCATCGCGGCCCCGATGATCCGACCGGTGAACGCACCGGTCACGCTGCGCCGTCTCCGCCGCCCGCGCCGGCTCGAGATCGGGATCCACAGCAGCATCGCCGCCAGGGGTACGAGCAGCGTGATCATCTGCACCTTCGAGGTCACGACCAGCCACCCGCCGGCCCCCACCAGCAGCACACCCCACCACTGCCGACCGAAGGTGGAGTAGTAGACCGTTCCCACCCCGACCAGAGCGACGCCGACCAGGCCGACGTACTCGCCCATCGGACCGGCCGCGTAGGACGCGAAGACGGGGTCGCTGAGGATCAGCAGCATCAGCGCGCTCCCCAGGAGCCGGACCGCCAGCGACGCCCGGTTGGCCGCCGACGCGAACAGCCCGACGATCAGACCGATGAGAAGCCCGTTCGCGATGACCAGCCAGTGGAAGTCGAGGGTGCCCGGCCGCCCGGAGATCGCGGACGAGAACCATTCGAGCGCCCGAAGCACCCAGATCTGCGACGACGGGTAGGGGATGCACGGGCTGGCCGGGGGCGATCCGGTGTGCTGCCACTCGAAGAGTGCGAAGTCCCAGTAACGCGGGGCGTCCTTCAGGACCGGCTCGACCGCGTCCGTCCCCAGCTGGCAGAGGTACCGGTCACCGTCGGGATGCGGACCCTGACCGGCGAACGTCGGTACGGTCGCCCGCAGCAGAGCGACGACCGCAGCGATCAGGCCGGTGGCGACACTGATCAGCGCGGACGGGAGACCACGGGAGAACCGCGACGACGCATCCATCGCTATGGAAGTGAACCTGGACACCTGACCCCTGCCTCGGCCGTGACGACCGGCCCCGGGAGGGGTCCCCCGGGAGAGAGACGCCGTCGCTTCTAGGGACGACCGTGCCCGCGGTTTCGTGACGCGGAGGCGCGTGATCCGCAGCGGACGTGTCTCTCGCGGGTCAGGCGGCCAGCCGCTCCACTCCGGCGATCACCCCATCGACGAGCACAGAGTAGCTGCGGTCCAGATCGTCGGAAAGACGGAAGCCTCCGCCCAGTTCGAGCGTGACGAACCCGTGCACCGCGCTGCGCAGCATCCGGATGGCATCGACCAGTTCGTCGTCGGGCAGGCCGAATCCGCGCAGCACGCCGGCCAGCACGGTCAGCGACTCGCCCGCCCGCGCGGCGAGTTCCGCATCGGCCGGGTCCGCGGCGTCAGCCGCCACCTGCGTCGCCGCGTAGCGTCCGGGGTGCCGGTGGGCGAATCCGCGGATGGCGTCCGCCGCGGCACGGACCGCCTCCGGCCCTGCCCGCCCGATGGTGGCGCCTGCCAGCACGCGGGTGAGTTCCGCGACCGACTCGGTCGCGACCAGGCGTCTCAGATCCCCGAGCGACGCCACGTGCTTGTACAGGCTGGGGACGGCGACGCCGGCACGGCCGGCGACGGCCGCGAGCGTGAGCCGCTCGAAGCCCGCCGTGCCGCCCTCGTCGACCAGCTCCAGGGCGACCGCGGTGACGGCAGCACGCGTGAGCCCGGCCCTAGGCACGGGCCGCCCAGGCCGAGCCGTCGCCGTCGCGCCGGGAGGCGATGAACGCCAGCGTCGTCGGCACGGTGAGGTCGGGTCGCTGTGCGTGCGGGTAGTGGGCGGCGTCGGGCACGCGCACGACCTCCGCGCCGATGGACTCCATCCAGGCGCATTCGGCCGGGAGGTCGCGGAAGTCGGGGTCGAGGTCGCCGACGAAGGCGAGCATCGGGGCCCGCACGTCGGCGAGGCGCGGCTCCACCACCGAGTGGGTGAGGGCGAGCGTGAGGCGCCGGAAGCTCCTGAGGCGCCCCGGTTCGCTCAGGGAGGCGCGGATCCGCGCCGTGTGCTCGGCGAGCCAGGGGGCCTTCCTCCCCCGGTTGAGGGTTCCGCCGTAGTAGCCGGCCCACGTGGCCGCACCCCACGGCTTCACGAACATCGCGCGGTAGAGCAGGTGCAGCAGGCCGGTGGCCGCGCGTCCCATCGCCGGGTCGCGGAGGAGCGGGCCGTAGAAGACGAGCCCGGCGACGAGGTCGGGACGTTCGGCGGCGGCCCACGCGGCCGCTGCGGCGCCCATGGAGTTGCCGAGGACGACGGCCGGGCCGCCGAGCTCCTCGATCAGCGCGATCACGTCGCGGCCGGTCGCGATGTCGCCGAACTCGGTGAAGGTCGTGTCCGAGTCGCCGTGCGCCCGCAGGTCGGTCACGGCCACGCGGTATCCGGCGGCCACGAGCGGACCGACCAGTTCGCGGTAGCTGGAGCGGAGGTCGCCCATGCCGGGCACCGCGACCACGAGGGGCCCGGAGCCCTCGACGGTGTAGCTCACGCGCCCGTCCGGACGCTGCAGGAAGTGGACCTGCGAATCGGTGGAAGTGTTCATAGCCATAAAGCTAATGCCATTAGCCGAAGCGCGCAAGAGGTGATTCGGCAGCCATCGCGCCGAACGCTCAGGCGATGCGGCCGAGCGAGGCCATCGCCGCCTTCACGAGCGCGCCGCGGCCCCCCTCGAGCTCCTCCGATACGGTGAGGGACACGGCCTCCTCCGGTGTCATCCAGGTCAGCTCGAGCGCATCCTGACGCGGATCGCACGTGCCGGTCACGGGAACGACGTACGCCAGCGAGACGGCGTGCTGCCGCTCGTCGGTGTACGGCGACACCCCCGGCATCGGGAAGTACTCCGCCACCTGGAACGGCACCGGGCTCGCCGGCAGCTGCGGGAACGCCATCGGGCCGAGGTCTTTCTCGAGGTGACGGAACAGCGCCTCGCGGAGCGTCTCGCCGTACATCACGCGCCCCGAGACCAGCGTGCGGGTGATCTGCCCGACCGCGTTTGCCCGCAGCAGGATGCCGACCTCGGTCACCTGCCCGAGCCCGTCGACCCGCACGGGCACCGCCTCGACGTACAGCAGCGGGAGCCGGCGACGGATCTGCTCCAGCTCGATGTCGGACAGCCAGGCAGGACCCGGCTGCGGCCCGTCGCCGGGCAGCGGGTCGGGAGTCGGGTCCGGATCCGGGGTGCGAACGCTCATGCATGCATCCTACGGACGGTGAGGGCGGCGGCCTACGGGGGACAGACGGATCTGTGGACGGGCGGCACTCCGACGGGGGCTGTGGACGACTTCGGGTCCTGGCGCAGAATGGAGGGTGCCTTTCCCCGCCCCCGACCTGCACATCGACCGCGACGCGGTCCTGTGGTCCGCCTCCGAACGCGACCGCGCGGGACGCCCGCTTCTCGTCCTCCTGCACGGCTACGCCTCCGACGAGGCCGATCTGTTCGGCATCTCGGCGTACCTGCCGCTCGAGCCGGTGATCGCCTCCCTGCGGGCACCCATCCCGGAGGGCGCGGGCTTCGCCTGGTTCTCCCGGTTCACCAACGTCCCGGGCGATCCTCTCGCGGGCAACGCGGACGCCGCCGCTCGCGCGGTGCTCGACTGGCTGGACGAG
Proteins encoded:
- a CDS encoding WHG domain-containing protein, which translates into the protein MPRAGLTRAAVTAVALELVDEGGTAGFERLTLAAVAGRAGVAVPSLYKHVASLGDLRRLVATESVAELTRVLAGATIGRAGPEAVRAAADAIRGFAHRHPGRYAATQVAADAADPADAELAARAGESLTVLAGVLRGFGLPDDELVDAIRMLRSAVHGFVTLELGGGFRLSDDLDRSYSVLVDGVIAGVERLAA
- a CDS encoding alpha/beta fold hydrolase, translating into MNTSTDSQVHFLQRPDGRVSYTVEGSGPLVVAVPGMGDLRSSYRELVGPLVAAGYRVAVTDLRAHGDSDTTFTEFGDIATGRDVIALIEELGGPAVVLGNSMGAAAAAWAAAERPDLVAGLVFYGPLLRDPAMGRAATGLLHLLYRAMFVKPWGAATWAGYYGGTLNRGRKAPWLAEHTARIRASLSEPGRLRSFRRLTLALTHSVVEPRLADVRAPMLAFVGDLDPDFRDLPAECAWMESIGAEVVRVPDAAHYPHAQRPDLTVPTTLAFIASRRDGDGSAWAARA
- a CDS encoding NUDIX hydrolase family protein, translating into MSVRTPDPDPTPDPLPGDGPQPGPAWLSDIELEQIRRRLPLLYVEAVPVRVDGLGQVTEVGILLRANAVGQITRTLVSGRVMYGETLREALFRHLEKDLGPMAFPQLPASPVPFQVAEYFPMPGVSPYTDERQHAVSLAYVVPVTGTCDPRQDALELTWMTPEEAVSLTVSEELEGGRGALVKAAMASLGRIA